GATGGTCTGCACCACCGTGCGCAGGCTGGTGCCCATCGGCACCTCCACCAGCCCCGTGCGCTCCACCGCCCCGGAGAGGGCGAACACCTTGGTGCCCTTGCTGCCCTCGGTGCCCATGGCCGCATACCAGTCGCCCCCCTCCCGCAGGATCACCGGAATCGAGGCCAGGGTTTCCACGTTGTTGATCAGGGTGGGCGCACCCCACAGACCCACCTGGGCGGGGAACGGCGGCCGCGGCCGCGGCGTGCCGCGCTGTCCCTGGATCGAGGCCAGCAGGGCCGTTTCCTCGCCGCACACGTAGGCGCCGGCCCCCACCCGCACCTCCAGGCGCAGGTTGAAGGAGCTGCCGGCGATCCCGTTCCCCAGCAGCCCCTTGCTGCGGGCCTGCCTGAGGGCCAGCCGCAGGCGCTCGATCGCCAGCGGGTACTCGGCCCGCACATACACGTAGCCCTGGTCGGCCCCCACCGCGAACGCGGCGATGGCCATGCCCTCGATCAGCCGGTGGGGATCGCTCTCCAGGACGCTGCGGTCCATGAAGGCGCCGGGGTCGCCCTCGTCGGCGTTGCACACCACCGTGCGGGGCCCGGGCGGCTGCAGGGCCACCGTGTCCCACTTCAGGCCAGTGGGATAGCCCGCACCGCCGCGGCCGCGCAGGCCGCTGCGCTTCACCTGATCGCGCACCTGCTCAGGGGTGCACTCCAGCAGCACCCGCTTGAGCTGGGCGTAGCTGCCGTGGGCCAGGGCATCGTCGATCGACTCGGGGTTCACCACGCCGCAGCTCTCCAGCACCACCGCCTTCTGCAGGGCGAAGAAGGGGTGGGCGGGATCGAGACGCTGGGCGGCCAGCCCATCCGCAACAGCGGTGGCCAGGCCGGTGGCCGCCTCCAGCAGGGCGGGGGCCTGCGCGGGGGTGAGGTCGGCGTAGAGCTCGGTGCTGGCGGTGCCGGGAGCTTCACCCGTGCGGTCGAGCGCCACCAGGGGGCCGCGGCCGCACAGCCGCAGGCAGCCCACCGGCTTGATCGTCACTGCGTCGGCGGCGCCACCCAGCTGATCCCTGGCGGCGAGCAGGGCCGAGCGCAGGGCCTCGGCCCCGGCAGAGCGGCAGCCGCTGGCGGCGCAGCAGCGCAGATGCAGCTGGGACATGCCACTCATCACACCCCTCCGCCGGAGCCAGCCTCCGCAGAGGCCGTCAGCCCCAGGGCCGCCAGGCGCCCGTCCAGCGCCGCCGGGTCGTCCATCGGCAGGCGCGGCTCCATCTGCCCGTCCACCACCAGCACCGGGGCCTGGCCGCAGGCCCCCAGGCAGCTCACGTGCTCGAGGGCCCAGTTGCCATTGCCGGCGGGATCGTCGAGCTGGAGCCCGAGGCGCTGCTCCAGGCGCGCGGCCAGCTCTCCGCCCCCCTTCACGAAACAGGCGGTGCCGAGGCACACCGCGCAGCGGTGGGCGGTGGGCGCCTCCAGCCGGAACAGGTGGTAGAAGCTGGCCACCCCGTGCACCCGGGCCAGGGGCAGCTTCAGCTCCCGCGCCACCTGCTCCAGGGCTCCCGGCGGCAGGTAGCCGTAGAGCTCCTGCACCTGGTGCAGCACCTCGATCAGGGCATCGGCGCGGCCGCGCTGCTGGCGGATCAGCCGCGTGGTGCGCTCCACCGCCTGGGGCGGCAGCTCGGCCAGGGTCGGGGGCGCGGGCATGGCTGGCGCCTCAGGGAGCTACTCCTTCCCTAGCCAGCGCCGCGACCGCTGTCAGCGATTGTGGGGAGAGGGATGTCTGGAGGTGGCAACGGGTGGGGGCCACGGCACTGGTGATCGATCCGGCCTTCCGGCTGCACGACACGGGGCCCGGACATCCCGAGTGCCCGCAGCGGCTGGAGGCGATCAGCGGTGAGCTGGAACGGCGTGGCCTGCGCCAGCGGTGCACAGCGCTGGCGGCGCGGCCCGCCACCGATGCCGAGCTGCTCCGCTGCCACACGCTCGCCTACCTGCAGACGGTGCGGCGCGAGGTGGCCTACGGCGCCGCCGTGCTCTCCACCGGCGACACCGCCATCGGCGAGGCCTCGGAGGATGTGGCCCGGCTGGCGGCCGGCGGCAGCCTGGCGGCGGTGGATGCCGTGCTCACCGGCGCCGTGACCCAGGCCTTCGCCGTGGTGCGGCCGCCCGGGCACCATGCGGAAGCTGCCCGCGGCATGGGCTTCTGCATCTTCAACAACGTGGCCCTGGCCGCCAGGCACGCCCAGGTGATCCACGGCCTCGAGCGGGTGCTGATCCTCGACTGGGACCTGCACCACGGCAACGGCACC
This sequence is a window from Cyanobium sp. PCC 7001. Protein-coding genes within it:
- a CDS encoding NuoF family protein, translated to MSQLHLRCCAASGCRSAGAEALRSALLAARDQLGGAADAVTIKPVGCLRLCGRGPLVALDRTGEAPGTASTELYADLTPAQAPALLEAATGLATAVADGLAAQRLDPAHPFFALQKAVVLESCGVVNPESIDDALAHGSYAQLKRVLLECTPEQVRDQVKRSGLRGRGGAGYPTGLKWDTVALQPPGPRTVVCNADEGDPGAFMDRSVLESDPHRLIEGMAIAAFAVGADQGYVYVRAEYPLAIERLRLALRQARSKGLLGNGIAGSSFNLRLEVRVGAGAYVCGEETALLASIQGQRGTPRPRPPFPAQVGLWGAPTLINNVETLASIPVILREGGDWYAAMGTEGSKGTKVFALSGAVERTGLVEVPMGTSLRTVVQTIGGGVPGGEGPDGGVKAVQTGGPSGGCIPAHLLDTPVDYESLRALGSMMGSGGLVVMGERTAMPEVARHFMRFSVNESCGKCVPCRAGTVQLLQLLDRFVERRASLGDLERLEALCGMVGATSLCGLGQAAPNPVLSTLRYFRQEYQAACREPAQCEPLDACLL
- a CDS encoding NAD(P)H-dependent oxidoreductase subunit E, encoding MPAPPTLAELPPQAVERTTRLIRQQRGRADALIEVLHQVQELYGYLPPGALEQVARELKLPLARVHGVASFYHLFRLEAPTAHRCAVCLGTACFVKGGGELAARLEQRLGLQLDDPAGNGNWALEHVSCLGACGQAPVLVVDGQMEPRLPMDDPAALDGRLAALGLTASAEAGSGGGV
- a CDS encoding histone deacetylase: MGATALVIDPAFRLHDTGPGHPECPQRLEAISGELERRGLRQRCTALAARPATDAELLRCHTLAYLQTVRREVAYGAAVLSTGDTAIGEASEDVARLAAGGSLAAVDAVLTGAVTQAFAVVRPPGHHAEAARGMGFCIFNNVALAARHAQVIHGLERVLILDWDLHHGNGTQAIFWRDASVLYASTHEWGNYPGSGAASERGAGPGLGFTVNCPLPPGTDGAAVLGALAAAVEPVADRFRPELVLVSAGFDGHRGDPLGSFQLTDGDYGDLTRFCLAIARRHAGGKLVSVLEGGYGLAGLAGSAAAHVEALLAG